CGATAGGAGGGGTAGGCCAAAAATGCGGACCAGATACAACCCTGGCACGTTCTTGTGTGTTAGCGCCAAGCTTGTGGGGAAAATGCGGACTGGATTTTTATCAGTGTGGCATTTTTCTAATAAGTAGTCTCACACTCACACTACACTTCCCTTATTAAATCGATCCAGGCCGAGctcagtccgagcttggatcagttaaccaagccaagcttggttctgacgaccgtttacacaccacgctagcacggttccttggtttcctcgcctcctagtgatgatctgcggtactactgctctctaggttTGAAGGCGGCACccagcaaatcaaaatggcggcgcccgtaacattcaggcagttatGCTTGGTGATAAGTCGTTTTTTGCGGCGAGTCAGGCTAAGATGGCAACTTTTgatgaatttacttgacagagacggcttttgggaagtggataagacaaacgaacgtctaataaggatttacagacgccggaaacaacaacagacacggAGGTTCATCACACACTGATAAGCAGAATCCTcacactggaaatcgtgtggcacagtagggaagctagtatttttatgaatgtctgaaatgtcagctgaccacatggagatgacgcggtctgctcatgtgcTCTTCATTATCAGATAACCGAGATAGAGAAAAACCGAGCCGAACCCACATCTGGAACTGGGCGGTCCGGTTAtatctggctcggttcagttcagtttgcgttccatttacactcaatagttatctcagttaacgAGCTCTGActggtctcggcttggttaaaaaagggtagtgtaaacggggtaagaGTCGAGCGAGCGGAGAAACAGCCGatcgagcgcacagctggtgttgagcgtggaatgagcagATCGAGCGCGCGAGCGCGCGAGCAGAAAAGGAACTGAGAGCGAGGACAGTGGATTGAGAAGAGTTTTGAGCGCGCGCGTTGTCTCACTGCAcgcttggattggttcctgcgcgctcaatcagaaggcacaaatatcagTCCATATTCGAAGCGGCAGTTTCTCGCGCGGCAGTAGATAAACCATGCGCAGAAGTAGTTTAACATACATACgaatatgtttattttgctcGCGGGACTTATGACATAAATGTAACTCGATAGATTTCTACCTTAATATCTCAGGACATCTTGCATCCACTAAGCCACCACTAGGAACCCGTATTAATCCTAAGCTGCTGTGGACCAGCTGGAACAAACTGAACATGACTATGTTGAATACTTTTTCTGCAACatttattacaataaaataagattCAATTTTTAGCTTTGTGTCATAATTAGAATCCATCTGACTGGTGATAATTAAAAGGGTTCCCCGTGAGGAGAATAACACTGAGTGTAAAAATGCGCTATAGGAGTTAAGAAGATTTGGAAAATGTCCATATCAGGACACAGAATTCACAGGTTGGCCAAGATATGAATTTGATCTCTAAATTGTAGTGAAATTTAAAGCCGCATAAACACTTCacttaagacttttttttgtccaaagtACAAGGAAACAAGTGTCTGTGTAATTCAGAAGAGAAAGAGATGTGACGTTGGGGAAATTCTGTGGAAATGCTTCGCTGGGAGGAAGCTTCCAGGAAACCTGGACGGGATCAGAGGAGGGTATAAAAACAGGCTCCTCATCAGATGAAGCTCTGAATCATATCAGGAGAATCAAAAGACTCTGGAAGCTCTTCAGCCATCACACCTAAAACTGTAAGTTCAGTGgatatcttttctttttgggtATGATTAGGTTGCTATTAGATAGTTTGGCATTGTTTTATCCTAATGCacgttttgatttatttcaacAGAAATTCATCTTTGGATCATTTCAGAAGAGTGGATATAAAGATGTCTGCCTCATCACTGCAGTTGGTCTTTTTTTGTTCAAGtatgtaaatataatttaaacaaaaatcttactaagattagggctgggcgataaattgatttaatcgattaattcaaatttacaattctttaagatttcatttttggaaaatctggattttattttgccaatacactcattaggtttccatgaagagaacagcatgtgatgctgagtatatgtttaggcaaatgtattgtcaaaatattgaaacttttttttaccataatatgagGTACTTCacaaacttagtttgaagttcacaagtgcagtgaagcctgttcttagctcaatgtgtaataccactaggagcaaatgttttgttatattttcattgtttataatggcacggctaccatcttgttttacaagcatgtttcacagcttgcactttgaatccaggtcaactccctgacaaaatgcttgacataaaaagcaaggttttaaaataatttctttaatttctttttatgaaacaaaaaggaggaaaaaatcgattaatcggatttggtatgataaaatcggatatttaatttttaatccatatcgcccagccctaactaAGATAaaattttttaccttttgtaaATACAGTTTTAATGCATTCCTTCTGACCCCACAGTCTAACACGTATCTCTGTTCTCTGTGTCAGTGCTGTGCCTGTGGACTAGTGTAGAGGGCTGGTCTTACCACTACTCAGACGAGGTGATGGACTGGGAATCTGCTAGACAATGGTGCAGGACAAATTACACAGACATGGTGGCAAATCAGAACCAAGAGGAGATTGAGCACCTGAAAAGCTCACTGCCGAAGAAAAGTGGCCACTACTGGATTGGGATCTGTAAAGTTAATGACGTCTGGACTTGGGTTGGGACCAACAAGCCACTGACAGCAGAGGCAAGCAACTGGGCAACAAATGAACCAAATAATGGCCAGCAACAATCGGGAGAAGCCGAGGATTGTGTTGAGATGTACATCCAGagggaaaaagaggaaggaaaatggaACGATGAGGCTTGCACAAAACACAAGACTGCCTTGTGCTACACAGGTGAGAActcattttgttttctctagTTTTGGTGATATCATGAAATCATCCTTAAAACTTAGAATTTTGAgaattaaaaaagtatttacatttttaacagctGCCTGTAAAACTGACTCATGCCTCCATGGTGAATGCGTGGAGACCATCAACAGCCACGTGTGTAAATGCAATCCAGGTTTTTATGGAAATAGGTGTGAGCAAGGTGAGAAGATGTActttattgtttctatttttagaaATTGGGTtctatatgatggagcttgattttaataatcaagctccatcatatatcaaagctctgattaccccatatgctCCTATTTTCTGACAAATCTTATaatggcttaggttatcctgaacTATCTCTGTAGtaatgctgctataggcttaggctgctggaggacatcaagatccATGTTTCTCAtgctgctgagttctcctactgttctacaatttgcattgtgtgttgttatttcaactctgtctttgtctcttttttgcctctgtcttttttctctttatagttggtacacctggtctggtgttctgttatttgtgacaccatccaggagCTGCAAATCTTCTGCCATTAGCCTATGACATAGAACGCATTCCTGGATCAATgggtgcttctgtgctttttgtgtctcttgtctgtcttctctaacccccagtcggtcgaggcagttCACCCATAGCTTGattctgttggaggtttttccctcctattaaaggggagtttttctctctactgtcgcttcatgcatgctctgtATGAGGGACTGCTGAAAAGCCatagacaatgcagacaactgtccctgtggctctacgctctttcaggaggagtgaatgctgcttgtcaagacttgatgcaatctactgggtttccttagataggaaacattttgaccaaactgtctggatgatttgatttaattggactttgaaaagtgccttgagatgacatgtgctgtgaatttccgctatataaataaactgagttgaattaaactgaatgttgaTTCTTGAAGCATATGACATCTACATTTATTATGCTCTTCTTGCAGTTGTACAATGTAACAAAGAGGAAGTGATCAGACCCCAAAAAGGAGGTTTAGATTGCACTCATGAGTACAGGAACTTCTCCTATGACTCTTTGTGCCACTATTCCTGTAAGGAAGGATATAAGCTAAGTGTGTCTGAACCTCAAAGATGTCTTGCAACAGGGAACTGGTCAATGCAGTCTCCCATATGTGAATGTAATTTGAACTGTAATGGAAAGCTGAAATTACTCAGGTATATGcttctttttaacaaataaaaggttCTAATTGTCCAATGATTTTCTGTGGtttaaaaacttaaatgtaGATTTGATGTGGTGATTCAACTAATACTAATGCCTTCAATACCTACTGAAAATCTCTTTTTGACATGATTTTCTGCTCTCTGTGATCCAGCGGTTCAGTGCCCCTCCCTCCAGAATCCAGACAATGGTTATATTACCTGTGCAGACGATGCAAACCTGAGCTTTAGCTACGGAAAGTCCTGCAGCTTCCGATGTGTCCCTGGCTATCGGCTGGTGGGACCGAGCACGCTCACatgcacagcagcagctgaatgGAGTGAGCAGGCGCCACACTGTGAAGGTGAGACACATAAAAGCTGCACAACTTTAAGAAAAATTTAACCCAATCTTgaacaaaatacatttcaaaactatttttaatattttttttctttatgacaGCTATCACTTGCCAGAACCCTGGAACAGGAGATCACCTTATCCTTCAGTGCAGCAAATCATTGCAATCCAACTCCACCTGCAACTTCAGCTGTGAACCAGGCTATAAGCTGCAGGGAGAGCAAAGCATTCAGTGTTTAGAAGATGGAAAGTGGAGCGATGCCAAGCCTTCCTGCAAAGGTATGGATGGCTTATCTTATACACAACATAAGCCATGTCTTAATCGTATATTACATTTACCTTGCATGGTTTCATAGCTTCACTTATGTTAAAACTATGTTGCCTTTTTTGTCACTAAGGGAtgggattttattaaaaagcttGTTTTAATTTCATTGGTTTCATCTTGCAGCTGTCCGGTGTTCTGCTCTTAAGGATCCAGGCAATGGTTTCATTACTTGTGAAGACATGAGGTTCAGCTATTCCAAGTCCTGCAGCTTTAAATGCGCTCCTGGCTATCGATTGGTGGGACCGAGCACGCTGACATGCACAGCAGCAGCCGAATGGAGTGAGCAGGCGCCACACTGTGAAGGTGAGAGATGAATTTGGGAATGTACACCTTCTTTAGAATTCTGTCACCTTCTATGCATCAAAGAAGACTTTTCactaaacatacattttatatCCTCCTGCATTAGCCATCACCTGTCAGAATCCAGTTGAGGGAGCTAACATGACTGCAAACTGCAGCAAACCTCTAACTGACCTGCGTCccagctccacctgcagctTCAGTTGTGAACCAGGCTTTGAGCTGCTGGGGGCAAACACCACTACTTGCAGTCAAGATGGACATTGGAGTGAGGCCACACCTACCTGCAGcggtatgaataaaaacatcGACCTGCATGCAGATTTGAGATTTGTTGCTTCAATggtaaaatctttaaatataTTCTAATGGGAGAAGAATTTGTGGTTTAAAACACACAACCGAGTTGAAATTAGATCAGATAATTTACTTTTCATTATGTTTCCACAGCTTCTTCAGCTTCTTCCACTGACATTGCCACTGGTTTGGTAGCAGTGGGCACTGTCTCAGCATCTGTTGCCGCTCTAATTATGCGGCTTCGGAaaaaaaggaggcagaggaaatTGGTGTTGAACAGGTAAATTTTGGCATTTATATCTCAAGACAGCCATCACCTGCCTCGATTATTAAAGTCTTGTCGCTCTGACCCCTGTCACCATGAAGGGCTTAAAGAGGACCCTCCTAAAGTACATCAAAAACGGCATTCCTGCTGGCCGGGACAATCTGAGTTTGCCAAAGGAGAACCAACCTAAAGCGGATGCCGTCTCTTTAGCACCAACACCTATGTAAGAATGCTGTTTGTGGActttacttaaaggagcaaaaagcgaaatttcataatttaagatagaaagaacaaagaaatagatttgtgaagaactaaaggcaTATTTTAAGTTGGACTATGGTATAACATCACACACCacctctctgtgttgttctccaatctcttgtttacatagccgggccggtCTCACACGCACGTACATGCACATGAAGAGTTGCCACTCAGTCAAGACTTACCTACTCCCctcccataaaatgccaccgccaggcacaaaatggcggagagcacaCCCATCGGATCAAAATCTTCTCTtcctaacagcattataaagttatgagctAGTTACTACTTCATTCTCTGAAAGGAGATGCTGTTCTGCTGCGTATTTGTCCTTTGCAAATAGGATTATACGAGCTgatgggtgagaaggggaaatgggtgctGGAGTAAGGTAGAGAGAGAGTCGTGGCTTGATACACTATTGGTTTGgcctacagacagtgctcaagctctacctagtggtgaaatatcgcttaCCGCTCCATTAAGTAGAAACTTTGGTTATTTACAGGtccatctcaaaatattagcatattgtgataaagtttgTTATTTTCCATAATGTAAAGATAAAACTTGAACATTGATACATTTTAGATTCATTGCgcaatgaatgaaatatttcaggtcttttattgtcttaatacggATGATTTTGGGATACAGCtcataaaaacccaaaattccCATCCCACAAAATTAGCATATTTCATCCgaccaataaaagaaaagtgtTAATACAGAAAAAGTCGACCTTCAAATAATTATGTACAGttatgcactcaatacttggtcGGGAATCCTTTTGCAGAAATGACTGCTTcagtgcggcgtggcatggaggcaatcagcctgtggcactgcTTAGGTGttatggaggcccaggatgcttcaatagcggcctttagctcatccATGTTGGGTCTTGCGTCTCTCAACTTTCTCTTCACAATATCCCACatattctctatggggttcaggtcaggagaGTTGGCAGGCCAATTGAGCACAGTGATACCATGGTCAGTAAACCATTTACCAGTGGTTTTGGCACTGTGAGCAGGTGCCAGGTCGTGctgaaaaattaaatcttcatctccataaagcttttgagcagatggaagcatgaagtgctccaaAATCTTCTGATAGCTAGCTGCATTGACCCTGCCCTTGATAAAagacagtggaccaacaccagcagttGACATGGCACCCCAGACCATCACTGACTTGGCACTGCACTTCCGGCATTTTGGCATTTCCTTCTCCCcagtcttcctccagactctggcaccttgatttccaaatgacatgcaaaatttgctttcatctgaaaaaaGTACTTCGGACCACTAAGCAACAGTCCAGTGCTGCTTCTCTGTAGCCCAGGTCAGGCGCCTCTGCCGCTGTTTCTGGTTCAAAAGTGGCTTGACCTGGGTAATGCGGCACCTGTAGCCCATTTCCTGCACAAGCCTGTGCACGGTGGCTCTGGATGTTTCTACTCCAGACTCAGGCCACTGCTTCCCCAGGTACCCCAAGGTCTGGAGTCGGCCCTTCTCCACAATCTTCCTCAGGTCACCTCTTCTCGTTGTGCAGCGTTAtctgccacactttttccttcccacAGATTTCCCACCGAGGTGCCTTGATACAGCACTCTGGGAACAGCCTATTCGTTCAGAAATATCTTTCTGTGTCATACCCTCTTGCTTGAGGATGGCcttctggacagcagtcaggTCAGCAGTCTTACCCATGATTGGGGTTTTGAGTGATGAACCAGGCTGGAAGTTTTAAAGGCCACAGGAATCTTTTGCAGGTGTTTAGAGTTAATTTGTTGATTCAGATGATTAGGTTCATAGCTCGTTTAGAGACCCTTTTCAAGATATGCTAATTTTGTGAGCcaactttttacttctacttcttacattttcaagcaattatctgtactttctactcattacattttgaaaattgtctaattacttatattttatgTCGGTCTGTTTTAGTTCTGGCttgtcaaaattaaacaaaaacatacaaaaaaaaaaaaattcagataaaTAGCGCTACCCAAACAGAGCGATTTTGATTGTGGTTCGAGGCAGTACTGCCCCAAGTTGTTtgccaaacacacaaacaaaaacttaagaagAACAAAACGTAGAAGAAGAACATAAAATCTTTGagattatttgttattttcctttttttcttaaatttttgATTAACAGCTAGgattaatcattcattttgaCCACACCCTCTACTGTATGCAGACAACCATACTCCAGTAATTGTTATAAAAGGGCAATGCACTGATTTTCATGTCCAGTTTTGTTATCATGCATGTTGCCCTCATCAATTCCTGTAGCTACGCTTGAATGTTCATTTAAGTTCCAATAATAACAAgtaaaagttatttataataTGTCTATGAAGTTTAAGTTTTTGCACCAATACTTATTGGCAACCAGCCATCAGATTTTGTGCTCCATGAAAGCCATATAGATGTTCAGTATTGCACCTATATGGACATTTACTGTAATATATTTCCATTGTACTAAATGGTTTGTTTACAATGCACATATATGTTGGTGAAACAGACGATCCcaatttctttgtatttttttgcatcGGTACTTTTATAAATTCATTTGAGTTAAATGTTTGAGTTgatacagaaatatttttaaaacctaGTATCTATGCTTCTACTTGAGTAATTGGACATCCATGTAAATTTCACAGTTCTTTAACTTGAAGATTTCAAGTTCTGCTAATGAGAATTTGCAAGCTTTTTAACTTCTCCAGGAGTGTTTATCTGGTTCATTAATGTAATTGTGtgatgttttacattgttttgtaCATTGTCCCTCCCTATTCCCTGATTCACATCACCTGAAGCCATCAATTATAATCAATCTAGTTCCTCTGGTACTCTATTTAAACATGCCTCCCACAATCATTTTCCCCCCAGATTGTCTCTTTTCACTCCCTGCATTGTTCTCCTCAGTATCATTGTCGCTCAGCTTGATTATGCTGTGCTTGTGTTGCCTTCCCTTGTATGTTATTCTAGTAATTGTGTGTGCCGCTTGCTTCAGTGAGTTCTTGTAAGATTCTGTGACTCGCTCTGCCTTGTCTGGGAATCATCGGCTACTTTATCCGGTCACTCCCTGGACTGCCTCAGATTTAGGATTCTGCCTAGCACCTTGGATCATCAGCCATCACCAGCTTGTGCTGTTGTCACCTGCCTGTTTTTCCTGTAACCATCTCCAGttttacaataaaccttttaaactacAACAACCTGTTTGGCTTGAATatcagattatttatttttttgggtgctgcatttgatacagttgatcacaatattctcctacaaagacttgagcatactgtagggattaagggaaaagcattaggctggtttaaatcttatctgtcggacagattccagtttgttcatgttaataataaatcttcctcaaactctagggtcacttgtggagtaccacaaggttcagtccttggaccaattctatttactatatatatgcttccgattggcaaaattatcagacagcatgggattaatttccactgttatgctgatgacactcagctatatttatccataaatcctgatgaatccaatcagttacttcgactgcagtcatgtcttgttgacatcaaaagctggatgactttaaatttcctgcatttaaattctgacaagacagaagttgtaatctttgggccagaatcttcaaaaaataaagttcttaatcaatcacttaatctggatggcattaacttggcctctggtaataaagttaaaaatcttggtgttgttttcgaccaagacatgtcatttaaatctcatattaaacaggtttccagagtttccttttttcacctccggaatatcgccaaaattagaaacattctgtccaggggtgatgctgaaaaactagtccatgcatttgttacttcaaggctggactattgtaattctttactatcaggaagtccacaaaatgcagttcaaagtcttcagctgatccaaaatgctgcggcaagagttctgatgaaaatcaacaagagggatcatatttctccaattttagcttcccttcattggcttcctgttaaatcaagaatagaatttaaaattctccttctaatgtataaagctcttaataatcaagctccatcatatatcagagctctgattaccccgtatgttcctaacagagcacttcgctctcagactgcaggtctgctggtggttcctagagtctctaaaagtagaatgggaggcagatcctttagctatcaggctcctctcctgtggaaccaactcccagttttggtccgtgaggcagacaccctatctatttttaagactaatcttaaaactttcctttttgacaaagcttatatttagagtggctcatattaccctgagctatctctatagttgtgctgtgataggcctaggctgctggaggacatcaggatctaattttctcactctactgatttctactgttcttcagtctactgttcttcagttttgcattgtattacattgaaatgactgttgtcatttcagcttttaactttttgctctctctctttttcttcatagtaggtacacctggtctggcgttctgttaactgtgacatcatccagagaagacggctcacccgctactaccatctaatgtagaacagattactagatcaatgtgtgcttctgtgctttttttgtctctcttgttgtgtctctgctctgtcttctgtaaccccagtcggtcgaggcagatgaccgttcatactgagcccggttctgccggaggttttccttcccgttaatggggagtttttcttcccactgtcgcttcatgcttgctcagtatgagggattgcagcaaagccatgtacaatgcagacgactctccctgtggctctacggttccccaggagtgaatgctgcttgtcgggactttgatgcaatcaactggtttccttatataggaattttttttaccaatctgtataatctgacccaatctgtataatatgattgaacttgattttgtaaagtgccttgagatgacatgtttcatgatttggcgatatataaataaattgaattgaattgatttggtTCAGTCATTGcaatttgcacactttttagcttctcaggagtGTTGTTTTGTACATTCAGCTAGAACATTTATTTCTTCGGTTAGTGTCTGTATGTTATGTGATTTGTGAGCCGATTTCACCAAATTTACTTCATGGTTACATAACAACAAAGACTCCTGATTCTTGTTTCATTTACAGTAACAACTAAAAAGCCTGGCTGGGCAGTGAACCGGTTACGAACCAGAGCAGCCCTGTGGAAACTTACGTTGTCCCAAATGACAACGTACCTGAGCTGCTCTGGGCCATCTACCTGATCTGGTGGAATGAGTGTGTTGTGTAGGGTGTCCAGGAATGTGATCAGATGGGCGGCGTTGTAGACTCATGACAATTTCAGAAATAGACATGGAGTGGTCACTATTGTGAAGCACAATCACTGTGATTACAATAttgaaatatttataatttactGTATACAGTGTTGAGAATATGCATCAGTTGTGGGACTCACTTGCACATAGTTACAGTATATTGCAATTCTTAGACTCTTTCTGAATTGCGTTCAAATGGCACCCTGTAGACCTGCTTCATCCTGAGATGATTCCTCTGACTCTGCCTCTGTTTCCAATGTTGGCATCCAttgctccaaaaaaaaacaaaaaaccgtGTGACGGGTGTTTGCTCACACTGACTCATCACCCTTGTGATGAGTCAGTGTGTGCATATTTTAATGGCTGTGTGTTCCTTGTGAAAACAGGATATTTCCGCATGAAACTTGTGCCAAAAGCAGAGTATTATGTGTAGTGTTTTGAGGAAAGTGTGTTTTAGAACTGCAATGTGAGTGTAAAGCAGGAATTGTGCTTGTAGTTCAGCAGAATTGTTTCAGGGGATTGGTGAATGAGTTATATGTTGTGGTCATTGTGTCTAAAGTACCACAATTTGTGTGTAAACAATTGAGAAAAACTGTGAGTATAAAAGGTACCAACACAAAGATACGACCATGTTCTTTTCCC
The Fundulus heteroclitus isolate FHET01 chromosome 9, MU-UCD_Fhet_4.1, whole genome shotgun sequence genome window above contains:
- the LOC105927826 gene encoding L-selectin-like, which produces MSASSLQLVFFCSMLCLWTSVEGWSYHYSDEVMDWESARQWCRTNYTDMVANQNQEEIEHLKSSLPKKSGHYWIGICKVNDVWTWVGTNKPLTAEASNWATNEPNNGQQQSGEAEDCVEMYIQREKEEGKWNDEACTKHKTALCYTAACKTDSCLHGECVETINSHVCKCNPGFYGNRCEQAVQCPSLQNPDNGYITCADDANLSFSYGKSCSFKCAPGYRLVGPSTLTCTAAAEWSEQAPHCEAITCQNPVEGANMTANCSKPLTDLRPSSTCSFSCEPGFELLGANTTTCSQDGHWSEATPTCSGMNKNIDLHADLRFVASMVKSLNIF